DNA from Solanum stenotomum isolate F172 chromosome 3, ASM1918654v1, whole genome shotgun sequence:
GGTAGTGTTTCTTTTTTATGAGTTTGATTCCAAGAACCAAGTCCACATTTTAGACTCTCATATTTGGTATGAATTATTTCacttaatttatcaaaaaatgttttcttttagtGAGGTCATCAACTCATTATCCATTGATTTGGTGAGGTTTGTGTGGCCTTGTTTTTCAAAAGTCCGCCCAGTTTTTAACAAcgtactctttaattttaacttttcataTAACATgcttaagatcacaagattcaaaattcgtgtaaaattaaaatacgacaaacaaattgaaacagaatgAGTAAAAAGAGTACCTACCTCATAGACtttcttgaaaattgaaatgagATACACATGAACATTTAATTCAAGAAGATTAATTGTAAAGTGACTAATGTCCTTGTCAATTTCTTTTGACTTCAACTAAATCTCTGCTGTCAAAATCTATTTAGTATCATGTCAatcaaaagtcattttttgaaCAATACAGGTATTAATTCTTTCACACTGAATCACATTATTAATAGATACAACAAAGACAAATCAACTTACAAAATGTTCATCTAAGACACCtctaaaatttatttgtcaCGTCAGCATCAGATGTCCATGAAACACAATGTGAacgagttgaggtgtctaggATATGCATTCTCAAAGTTGGAGCATTAATTAGTTGCTAGTTGAGACCAAGTTAAGGTGTTTATCTGTGTATTATGAAGCTTATTAGATGAATAGAATAGCTTACACAAGCTTGAAACTCATTACATAATTACTACTCATAGTATTTTGAGACTTCAGATATATATATCGCGCTTCTGCTTCAGTTATCTCCCTTCTGCTATCGAAACAGTAACATCTGCTAAGCATAAGAACAACAACTGACATTGATGGCCTATATGCCGCGTGGTCCTGGACAGAAAGCAGGCCAATATGTATGCATCTCCACCGTTGCAGGGGAAAATGAGCGCGAAAGTGCTTTATACATTAAATCCAGTGTCTTATTCTCAGTCAAAAGATGTCATGCCTGCAATTTGTTTCAAAAGTGTAACATGAAAACAAGTagataaaaaattgtatttgttTCAAAACATTTGAAGTCATGGGATACATATGCAAAGCACGTGTCCAGATACTAGTTTCTGTAAATGAGTTGCAATCCAGACAGAAAATGCCTGCAAAGATAGCCACATTGAAAACAATTTGAAGCCATCATGGCGATGATGATGAGGGAGAGGGCGATGGTGTGTTCATGATGAGATGGATGATAAACACAAAATGCAACTCAAGATATCTTCTATTTATGTGATTTAACTCAATATTGAGCTTAGAGAAAGACTAGTATAGCCAGCGGCAAttccaaaatttgaagtttatgaataTTTGGAACGGCCTCAAGtaaatatacaataaaattCGGCCCACAGTCAAATATTTAGTAGATTTCTtaccatatatatataggatCTAGACTAAAGCTATTAATTTTCCGTGAACCCACATACCATACTCTGGATCCCCTTCCAGTATACACCAAAACTGAACacaaaaataaggaaagaaCTCAAGCTGAACTTTGATTTCAGTAAACAAAAAACTGAATTTTTGAGCCCTATACAGAGGATAGGTTGGTTCGCTTAAAGAGAATCTTTTCTATAATCAGGTCTGAATCATGTTGTACATGAGCAGGCTCCATAAGATCTAGTATAAGTGAACTAGATAAAACGGAACCAAATATCAGAATCCATCTTGTATCCTACATCACAGTGCAAGGGATATGATCAATCTTGGACAAGTCACACTTTTGTTCACTCAAGGGACATTCACTTATCTCAAGATAGGAAAGCATTGGTGGCATGTCTTCCTTTGGTAACGAAAGAAGCTTTCGACAATCTTTGACCTTGAGATTTTCGAGTGAAGTGAGATTTTGCAGCCAGGGAGAAAGAGATTCAAGATTGGATAACTGAACTATATTGAGTGTTTCTAGAGTTGATGGAAGCAACCATTgaggaaaataagaaagatTTGAACTGATCCCATGAATTGTCAGCCTTCTAAGAGAGGCAAGCCTGTGCAATCCCCATTCAGACATTGGCATAAGATTCTTACAATCTTTGACATCCAAAGACACAAGGCTAGTGGGAAAACTGCCCTCCGTGAAAGATGTGATTAGTGGACAATTCGAGAGCTGAAGTTCTTGAAGAGATGTAAGATTCTGCATCCACTTTGGAAGGAACGTCAGATTCTCACAGTCGAGGATTAGTACTTTTGTAAGGTTTTGTGGAAGGCCTTCTAGAGGAAAGCATTCGATACCATGGCAACCATCAACTTCAAAATAACTAAGATTCAACAGCTTGTTCAAGCCATGAGGTAAGTGCTTCAGACTTGTACAATTCCCAACTCGTAAAGATTCAAGAAGCATTGTTGAGGTTCTGATATCAGGTAATGCCTCGAGATTGAAGCAGTTCCAAACTGTGAGTGTTTTCAAAGTGTCTGGCAGTTGGCCTACCGGGAACGATGATATAGAAGAACAATCGAAAATCTCCAATACTTGGAGAGAGGTATTGCTGATGTGCATCATCCCTTCAGGCAGAAACTCCAGATTCGGGCATTTCTCGATTTTCAGCTGCTGAAATGTGGTTGGAAGCAACTCACTACCTCTTGGAAAAGAAGCTAGCATTAAACACCCGTGGATGGAGAAATACTCGAGAGATGAGATACTGTTCATCATAGCTTCAGGTAAAGACTCCACACTGCATCCTTGAATGGCAAGGGCTTTTAAGTTAGAAGGAAATATCTTCCCTGCAAAAGATTCCAGCCTTGGACAATTTGTGATTATAACTACTTCAAGGGACATTAAAGTATGAAGTAACGACGGTAACTTCTGCAGATTATGACAATTCTCCAGTTCTACATACTCCAACCTGCGAGGCAGATTCTGCCCTTCCTCGAAAAGGGACACCAGTAAGTCACAATGCCTAATTACCAGATGCCGAAGAGATACTAGGAAACATTCAGGTAGATATTCATTTGAAAGATTAGACAGTTGTAATGAAGTGAGTTTTGTCACCTCACGCGGGCTGCTAATCAACCTAACATGACAACTCCTTAGTTCCAACTCATTTAGCTGTGGAAGTCGCGGAAGATAAGAATCCAACTGCTTACACTCACAAATCACAAGCTTTACTAGGCAAGGAAGGACGTCAGGTAATTCTCCCCGCAGTTTAGGACACTCCTCCAAATGAAGCTCCAAGAGATTACAGAATGCTTTTCTATCTCCATCATAACCAAGTAACCAATCTTCCCATTCCAACATATCCGTAAAGGATAGAGTCTGTAAAGATGCAAAAGGGGTCAATATGGTTGAAGTATAGCCGAAAAACTCATCACCGATGCTTTTTATCTCACTTAATCCTTTAACCATGAGATTTTTGAGTGAAGGAAGCTGGCCAAGTGATGGTAGGAATCGACAGCCTTTGCAATTGATTAAACTCAAAGAAACCAGCTTGTGGAATGAAGGATTCGCAGTCCAAGTAGGGAGTTTTGTACCACTGTATCCCTTGATGGTAACCTTCTCTATATTTTGATGGGGTCTTAACAGCTCAAGAACATCAGTTTCCATTCTAGCCTTCTCTGAGTCCTCAAAACTATCACTCCATTGAAGCAATAACTCGCGAAGGTGCTTCTTAGTGATCAAACTAGCTCCGTGCGCATCCCAAATGTTATCCACATTTTCCAAATTCAGTATTGAAAGTGAACCCTCAAGGTGCAACAAGTTACCCAATGCACCTATACCAGAACCTTTACTTTTTTGATCGAATGTACCACCGGTATTAGTATCTACTGTGAACTCTGGTAATGTCCTATTACTAGAAACATTACTACCCACAACAAACTCTGGTAATGTCCTGAGGCACACCAATTTGTCCAGACCAAGCGAGATCTTTTGTAAACCACTTCCGCTAACATCAAGGTAGCGAAGATTGAGCAGTTTCCCCATGTCAGCAGGCAACTCAATGAGATAATAACAGTTGCGTAGTAGCAACGTTTGTAGATTGTAAAGATCACTGATTGACTGAGGAAGGTATTTAATTTCTGTGTAGGAAAAATTGAGGAAGCGAAGATGTTTCAAGAATCCAATGGATTCCGGAATCTCAGTGACACAATAACAGCTCAGAGATAACACCCGAAGGCAGCTTAGCTTAGGCAAAATATCAGACAGTACCTTCTTTGTTAAATAGCAAAATTCAGCTCCTTCTGATGATGCTAAAGGTAAGAATGTGCGTAAACGCTTCATTTCACTAAGCATTTCAAATTTTCTGAAGACATCGTATTTACTACGAATGCATGAGAAATAGCGAGCCTTCTCGCAATTCTCATAAAATCTGCATTTCCAATTTTCCTCCAGCTGAATACATGTTTTCCTGGAAACACTAAGTGCCAAATCATGTACTAGATCATGCATCACAAAGAGAGATCTATTTTGCGAGGATTCTTGGAAAAAACACCTAGATTGCAGTTCAGTAAAATTTCCATTTCCCACTTCCTCCATAGTTATCTGCGCCATTGGCTGCACGAACCCTTCTGCCATCCACAGCAAGATTAGCTCTTTCTTGTTGAACTCATACCCTTTCGGGAATATTGAACAGTATGCAAAGCATCTCCTTAAATTTGGCGGAAGATGATGGTAGCTCAATCTTAAAGATGGTAGAACAGAATATTTCTTGGAAGGCAAATCCCATAAATTGCTATTCAAGACTTCAGTCCAATAAGTAATGTCCAATTTCGAAGACAACATACCTCCTAGAGTCTTGATAGCTAAAGGCAAGCCTTTACACCTCTTCACGATCTCTTCTCCAATTTCTTTCAGTCTCGGATTCATCTCCATGCCTCGAACACCAAAAGCATGATGCAAGAACAAAGACCAACAATCATCATGTGACATTTCCTGCAATCGGTAAGGTGCAAGCATTCCAGTGATTGATGTAACTCCTTCATTTCGTGTTGTCACGattattttacttcttttatcTCCCTCGAAGAAAGGAATTAAAAGCTCATTCCAGTCATCACTGCTCTCACTCCATACATCATCCAAAACAATCAAAAATCTCTTTTTGCTGAACAGATTCTTCAGACCATTCTGAATAATTTCCAAACTATTCGTGTCGAAGGGTTTTGCAGTAGCAGATTCAAGCAGTGACTTGGTTATACTTGTTACACTGAAATCATCAGACACCCAAGCCCACGCTTTTACGTCAAACTCCTCACAAATTCTCTTGTCATTATAGACAATCTGAGCAAGAGTTGTCTTCCCAATCCCTCCCATACCAATAAGAGGAATAACACAAAATGGAGCAACTCTATTTGTATCATCACAATCCGAAACCAATAACTCGATTAGTTCCTCTTTTTCAGTATACCttccataaacatgtgatccAAGTAACAAAGGAGTACTTGGAGTACCCCTGTACATCTTTCCATAACAATTCTTTTTGTTACTTTCTAAACCAAGAACATCTTTTTGTTTTGCAATATATTCTAGTCTAGTTATAAGCTCTTCTATTCTTGATTTCATACTGATAAAGTTCCAACTATTACGCACCTGCTGAGAAAATTTCTGATAATCTGTCTCTAGTTTGCATCTCAAGGCTTCAGTAGCTAGCTCATCAAGAGTATCCTCAGCTTCAAAGACAGCATCTCTGAGCATATCAATCCAAGTCTCAACCGCTGGATTGAGGTACTGTTTCTCTTCTGCATCATCAAGAACAGCTGTATTGATGAAATAAGAAATCTTAAGTTTGTCAAGTAACAGTTCATTAACATTCCATACTTTAAGTATGTTTAAGATATCCCCTGAAGCTAATTTGTCAAAAAGAACCTGCAGAGCTGGAGATAACACTGCCTCCCACCAAACCATGATTACCTTATTCAGATTGAAATTAGAGAAAGCTAAAATACTGTGTaaagagaaaattttgaaactgCTAAGTATCCAGAAAGGGTAGTGGATGAACTTTGTTATCCAGCAAAGACTTTTATTAAGTAGTTGGTGAGTCAACTTTATACTGGACAAAATGAAAGAGACATACTAGCTGTCAACATTTACGTGGCACTAGttcggagtttaagaaagaaattacttccatcatttcatattatatgtcacattttccATTTGTATTTGCATTCAGAAATAAggtaattttacccttatgcccttatttaatgtttgctTATGATAATTTTgtaat
Protein-coding regions in this window:
- the LOC125859159 gene encoding putative disease resistance RPP13-like protein 1; the encoded protein is MVWWEAVLSPALQVLFDKLASGDILNILKVWNVNELLLDKLKISYFINTAVLDDAEEKQYLNPAVETWIDMLRDAVFEAEDTLDELATEALRCKLETDYQKFSQQVRNSWNFISMKSRIEELITRLEYIAKQKDVLGLESNKKNCYGKMYRGTPSTPLLLGSHVYGRYTEKEELIELLVSDCDDTNRVAPFCVIPLIGMGGIGKTTLAQIVYNDKRICEEFDVKAWAWVSDDFSVTSITKSLLESATAKPFDTNSLEIIQNGLKNLFSKKRFLIVLDDVWSESSDDWNELLIPFFEGDKRSKIIVTTRNEGVTSITGMLAPYRLQEMSHDDCWSLFLHHAFGVRGMEMNPRLKEIGEEIVKRCKGLPLAIKTLGGMLSSKLDITYWTEVLNSNLWDLPSKKYSVLPSLRLSYHHLPPNLRRCFAYCSIFPKGYEFNKKELILLWMAEGFVQPMAQITMEEVGNGNFTELQSRCFFQESSQNRSLFVMHDLVHDLALSVSRKTCIQLEENWKCRFYENCEKARYFSCIRSKYDVFRKFEMLSEMKRLRTFLPLASSEGAEFCYLTKKVLSDILPKLSCLRVLSLSCYCVTEIPESIGFLKHLRFLNFSYTEIKYLPQSISDLYNLQTLLLRNCYYLIELPADMGKLLNLRYLDVSGSGLQKISLGLDKLVCLRTLPEFVVGSNVSSNRTLPEFTVDTNTGGTFDQKSKGSGIGALGNLLHLEGSLSILNLENVDNIWDAHGASLITKKHLRELLLQWSDSFEDSEKARMETDVLELLRPHQNIEKVTIKGYSGTKLPTWTANPSFHKLVSLSLINCKGCRFLPSLGQLPSLKNLMVKGLSEIKSIGDEFFGYTSTILTPFASLQTLSFTDMLEWEDWLLGYDGDRKAFCNLLELHLEECPKLRGELPDVLPCLVKLVICECKQLDSYLPRLPQLNELELRSCHVRLISSPREVTKLTSLQLSNLSNEYLPECFLVSLRHLVIRHCDLLVSLFEEGQNLPRRLEYVELENCHNLQKLPSLLHTLMSLEVVIITNCPRLESFAGKIFPSNLKALAIQGCSVESLPEAMMNSISSLEYFSIHGCLMLASFPRGSELLPTTFQQLKIEKCPNLEFLPEGMMHISNTSLQVLEIFDCSSISSFPVGQLPDTLKTLTVWNCFNLEALPDIRTSTMLLESLRVGNCTSLKHLPHGLNKLLNLSYFEVDGCHGIECFPLEGLPQNLTKVLILDCENLTFLPKWMQNLTSLQELQLSNCPLITSFTEGSFPTSLVSLDVKDCKNLMPMSEWGLHRLASLRRLTIHGISSNLSYFPQWLLPSTLETLNIVQLSNLESLSPWLQNLTSLENLKVKDCRKLLSLPKEDMPPMLSYLEISECPLSEQKCDLSKIDHIPCTVM